A single Vigna radiata var. radiata cultivar VC1973A chromosome 8, Vradiata_ver6, whole genome shotgun sequence DNA region contains:
- the LOC106771690 gene encoding RING-H2 finger protein ATL70-like encodes MNNTSDSSGYLGSSNISGFGMGIGISIGILLLITTITLTSYFCTRSQVPTAPRRRTSSGPQFLEPQHTVIDVGLDEATIMNYPKMLYSEAKLRKSDSTATSCSICLGDYKSSDVLRVLPDCEHVFHLNCIDPWLRLHPTCPLCRTSPIPTPLSTPLAEVVPLATRRD; translated from the coding sequence aTGAACAATACAAGTGATTCATCTGGGTACCTTGGCTCCAGCAACATAAGTGGCTTTGGCATGGGCATCGGAATTTCAATTGGGATTCTTCTGCTTATCACAACCATCACACTCACCTCCTACTTCTGCACCAGATCACAGGTACCAACTGCTCCAAGGAGAAGAACTTCTTCTGGCCCACAATTCCTCGAGCCACAGCATACAGTAATTGATGTTGGGTTGGATGAAGCCACAATCATGAACTACCCCAAGATGCTGTACTCTGAAGCCAAGCTAAGGAAATCTGATTCCACAGCAACAAGCTGTTCCATATGTCTGGGAGATTACAAAAGTTCTGATGTGCTAAGGGTTTTGCCAGATTGTGAACATGTCTTTCACCTCAATTGCATAGACCCATGGTTGAGGCTGCATCCAACTTGTCCTCTCTGCAGAACATCTCCTATCCCAACACCTCTCTCGACACCTCTTGCAGAAGTTGTCCCGTTAGCAACAAGGCGAGATTAA